The following proteins come from a genomic window of Helicobacter canadensis MIT 98-5491:
- the ychF gene encoding redox-regulated ATPase YchF: MGLSIGIVGLPNVGKSTTFNALTKTQNAQAANYPFCTIEPNKAIVPVPDKRLQELAKIVNPERIQHSVVEFVDIAGLVKGASKGEGLGNQFLANIRETEVILHIVRCFEDSNITHVEGSINPLRDIEIIETELLIADMQTLEKRIERLTRMAKSGTDKEAKAMLEISQMLLEHIEQGNPVRSFQNKDERFFALDKELRFLTNKEIIYGANVDESGLSEDNKMVESLREYAKKNGSEVIKLCSKIEEELVGLSDEEQEEFLNELGIKESGLDSVIHLGFSKLGLISYFTAGVKEVRAWTIHRGDKAPVAAGVIHNDFEKGFIRAEVIAYEDFIKYGGEAKAKEAGAMRVEGKDYIVNDGDVMHFRFNV, from the coding sequence ATGGGATTATCAATTGGAATTGTGGGATTACCCAATGTTGGTAAATCAACAACTTTTAACGCATTAACTAAAACACAAAACGCTCAAGCTGCAAATTATCCTTTTTGCACCATTGAGCCAAATAAAGCGATTGTGCCAGTTCCTGATAAAAGATTGCAGGAGTTAGCTAAAATTGTAAATCCTGAGCGGATTCAACATTCTGTAGTTGAATTTGTAGATATTGCAGGTTTAGTAAAGGGTGCAAGCAAGGGAGAGGGGCTTGGGAATCAGTTTTTAGCAAATATTAGAGAAACGGAGGTAATTTTACATATTGTGCGATGTTTTGAGGATTCTAATATTACACATGTAGAAGGTAGTATCAATCCTTTACGCGATATTGAGATTATTGAAACAGAGCTTTTAATTGCAGATATGCAGACTTTAGAGAAGCGTATTGAAAGATTAACAAGAATGGCTAAGAGTGGGACTGATAAGGAAGCAAAGGCGATGTTAGAAATCTCACAAATGCTTTTAGAACATATTGAACAAGGAAATCCTGTAAGAAGCTTTCAAAATAAAGATGAAAGATTTTTTGCTTTAGATAAAGAATTGCGATTTTTAACTAATAAAGAAATTATCTATGGTGCTAATGTTGATGAGAGTGGTTTAAGCGAAGATAATAAAATGGTAGAGAGTTTGCGTGAATATGCCAAAAAAAATGGTTCTGAGGTTATTAAGCTTTGTTCTAAAATTGAAGAAGAATTAGTGGGGTTAAGTGATGAAGAGCAAGAGGAATTTTTAAATGAACTAGGGATTAAAGAGAGTGGTTTAGATTCTGTGATTCATTTGGGATTTTCTAAGCTTGGACTCATTAGTTATTTTACTGCGGGAGTAAAAGAAGTGCGAGCTTGGACGATTCATAGGGGGGATAAAGCACCTGTGGCTGCTGGTGTTATTCATAACGATTTTGAAAAAGGTTTCATTAGGGCTGAAGTGATTGCTTATGAAGATTTTATCAAATATGGTGGTGAAGCTAAAGCAAAAGAAGCTGGTGCTATGCGAGTTGAAGGGAAAGATTATATTGTTAATGATGGGGATGTGATGCATTTTAGATTTAATGTGTAA
- a CDS encoding AI-2E family transporter, which translates to MREASKGIYFFSAAFILTLIALLKLYSPFLMNILIAFLLFIATHSIFQVILKKIKSTFLTSLLMTLLLLVLCFVPIFYVAINLASFAGNIDLASLQKFFTDMQVKILITGKDFLEYLPVALQQQINDLLLSVNSINWAEILKKALSVVAKISTNSAYFLSDAVFIVIFLFFFYYYGNALGRYCLEIIPIEKQQIKTLYDEVSAVISVVFYSSIVSMVLQGVLFGILMAFYRYDSILLGVFYGFASLIPVVGGTLVWLPVVCYELYLGNVTNAIVIALYSIIIIATLADNGVKPFVIAFINRILIETPVKINEMLIFFAIIAGLSSFGFWGIVLGPAITALFIAMLRIYQNLYKH; encoded by the coding sequence ATGAGGGAAGCTTCCAAAGGGATTTACTTTTTTTCTGCAGCTTTTATTTTAACGCTTATTGCGTTACTTAAGCTGTATTCTCCCTTTTTGATGAATATTTTAATAGCATTTTTGCTATTTATTGCAACGCATAGTATTTTTCAAGTTATCTTAAAAAAAATAAAATCTACTTTTCTAACTTCGCTTTTAATGACATTACTCTTGCTTGTTTTATGTTTTGTTCCTATCTTTTATGTTGCAATTAATTTGGCTTCTTTTGCGGGAAATATTGACTTAGCTAGTTTGCAAAAATTTTTCACAGATATGCAAGTAAAAATATTAATTACAGGAAAGGATTTTTTGGAGTATTTACCTGTAGCCTTGCAACAACAAATTAATGATTTATTATTGAGTGTTAATAGCATTAATTGGGCAGAGATTCTTAAAAAAGCATTGAGTGTTGTTGCAAAAATCTCCACAAATAGTGCTTATTTTTTAAGTGATGCAGTTTTTATTGTGATCTTTTTGTTTTTCTTTTATTATTATGGTAATGCTTTGGGGAGATATTGTTTGGAGATTATTCCTATTGAAAAACAACAGATTAAAACTCTTTATGATGAAGTGAGTGCAGTTATTAGCGTCGTGTTTTATTCTTCAATTGTATCGATGGTTTTACAAGGTGTGCTTTTTGGAATCTTAATGGCTTTTTATCGTTATGATTCGATTCTTTTGGGTGTTTTTTATGGATTTGCTTCACTTATCCCTGTAGTAGGTGGGACTTTGGTTTGGCTTCCAGTTGTGTGCTATGAATTGTATTTGGGAAATGTAACAAATGCCATAGTTATTGCTTTGTATTCAATCATTATTATCGCTACTCTTGCAGACAATGGAGTGAAGCCTTTTGTGATTGCTTTTATTAATCGGATTTTAATAGAAACTCCAGTTAAAATTAATGAAATGTTGATTTTCTTTGCCATTATTGCAGGATTATCTAGTTTTGGATTTTGGGGTATTGTGCTTGGACCTGCTATTACTGCACTTTTTATTGCAATGCTAAGAATCTATCAAAATCTCTACAAACATTAG
- the ccoG gene encoding cytochrome c oxidase accessory protein CcoG: MEMQSRIKAHFYHKKRYWTYFITTIIVLCIPFIKIDGNQIFLLSFDHKQLHLFGVAFDMQELYLMPFLLILLFLLIFFLTTLAGRVWCGWACPQTIFRVLYRDLLETKILKLRKRMENRQIEPDMSLGVNKFKKAIAFIVWVVLALIIAANFMWYFVPPSDFFAYIQNPLEHKYLYIFWLGIAIFLIADIIFIKENFCIYMCPYSRVQSVLYDNDTIMTVYDYKRGGVVFDPKGIKLWKKPEVPNAECTGCEACVKICPTHIDIRKGMQLECINCLECSDACTKVMAKLGKPSLISWTSPQAIEKQQKVRYMRFKTIAYLGALVIVLAGLLYMSSTKESMLLNINRSELYTIRENYRVENSYVFLFQNTNHNGYEFYFEIEGNEMIKIKRPSKPFYIKPGEKLKQVVVLYTDANLAKDSQKDTHIPLKIRAYALDSDEKIEIVRKSVFIYPPKDVMNKEK, from the coding sequence ATGGAGATGCAATCAAGAATTAAAGCGCATTTTTATCATAAAAAACGCTATTGGACATATTTTATTACTACTATAATTGTTCTTTGTATTCCTTTTATTAAAATTGATGGGAATCAGATTTTTCTTCTTTCTTTTGATCATAAGCAATTACATCTTTTTGGCGTTGCTTTTGATATGCAAGAATTGTATTTAATGCCATTTTTATTGATCTTGTTATTTTTATTAATCTTTTTTTTGACTACTCTTGCTGGTCGTGTATGGTGTGGTTGGGCTTGTCCGCAAACTATCTTTAGGGTTTTGTATCGGGATTTACTTGAAACAAAGATTTTAAAGTTACGAAAGAGGATGGAGAATCGCCAAATAGAACCGGATATGTCTTTGGGAGTAAATAAGTTTAAAAAAGCAATCGCATTTATTGTTTGGGTGGTTTTGGCGCTTATCATAGCGGCTAATTTTATGTGGTATTTTGTCCCACCTAGTGATTTTTTTGCTTATATTCAAAATCCATTAGAGCATAAATATCTTTATATTTTTTGGTTAGGGATTGCAATTTTTTTAATTGCGGATATTATTTTTATTAAAGAAAATTTTTGTATCTATATGTGTCCTTATAGTCGTGTGCAAAGTGTTTTGTATGACAATGATACGATTATGACAGTTTATGATTATAAACGCGGTGGAGTGGTATTTGATCCTAAAGGAATTAAATTGTGGAAAAAGCCAGAGGTTCCAAATGCTGAATGCACAGGCTGTGAAGCCTGTGTAAAAATTTGCCCAACACATATTGATATTAGAAAAGGTATGCAACTAGAATGTATTAATTGTTTAGAATGTTCGGATGCTTGCACCAAGGTTATGGCAAAATTAGGAAAACCTAGTTTAATTTCTTGGACAAGCCCACAAGCTATTGAGAAACAACAAAAAGTTAGATATATGCGATTTAAAACTATTGCGTATCTTGGAGCATTAGTGATTGTGTTGGCGGGACTTTTATATATGAGTTCAACTAAAGAAAGTATGCTTTTAAATATTAATCGCAGTGAGCTTTATACAATTAGGGAAAATTATAGGGTAGAGAATTCTTATGTATTTTTATTTCAAAATACTAATCACAATGGCTATGAGTTTTATTTTGAAATAGAAGGCAATGAGATGATAAAAATTAAACGCCCATCTAAGCCATTTTATATTAAACCAGGTGAGAAACTTAAGCAGGTTGTAGTGCTTTATACGGATGCAAATCTTGCTAAAGATTCTCAAAAAGATACTCATATACCACTAAAAATTAGGGCTTATGCTCTTGATTCTGATGAAAAAATTGAGATTGTTAGAAAGAGTGTCTTTATTTATCCTCCAAAAGATGTAATGAACAAAGAGAAATAA
- a CDS encoding valine--tRNA ligase, translating into MQDKTNTTYNPKEIEEQYYNFCEKSGYFEINGNAAIQKNQNFCIMLPPPNVTGSLHIGHALNHTLIDIIVRYKRMDGYKTLWQAGLDHAGIATQNVVEKQLLAQGIKKETLGREKFIQKVWEWKEQSGGAILKQMRKLGSSPAWSRTRFTMDEGLQNAVKEAFVKLYNEGFIVQGKYLVNWCTHDGALSDIEVEYKENNGKLYHLRYFLEDSKDYIVVATTRPETYFGDTAVMVNPQDSRYQNLIGKKVILPLLNKAIPIIADSHVDMEFGSGAVKVTPAHDPNDYEVGKRHHLEQITIFDKNGILNEFAGEFAGLERLEAREKIIAKLQESGFIEKIEDYKNQVGHCYRCGNVVEPYISKQWFLKKEVATKAIEKINANVSNFFPPQWKNNYNAWMRELRDWCISRQLWWGHQIPVFYCDSCNHQWASTKLQTKCPQCQSAQIHQDPDVLDTWFSSALWPFSTLGFGNGEWGEGTLWQKDDLKEFYPNSLLITGFDILFFWVARMLMMGEHFLSKLPFPDIYLHALVRDENGQKMSKSKGNVIDPLELIEKYSADVLRFTLAILCAQGRDVKLSNNQLEISKNFTNKLYNASNFLLLNTQNFPNLSEIGEPKTPLGKYMAELLSHTIKEMRGYLDSYRFNDGANALYRFLWGEFCDWGIELGKADKDSIVELGAIFKESMLLLHPYMPFISDYLWHKLDGSTLEESGSIMIKNYPNFHYQNTQNFKTFELILDSIVSIRRAKTTIDLANQKIPKAYIKGNFILPQDFIQTFKNYVCKLAKVEELEITTKKMPHCVVDITQNLESYLPTKDIDLTPIITKLQKQLEKTQKEITKLQSMLNNEKFLANAPQQVLDGNQKALAEQQEKLQKIQLELNSLQN; encoded by the coding sequence ATGCAAGATAAAACAAATACTACTTATAATCCCAAAGAAATTGAAGAACAATATTATAATTTTTGTGAAAAATCCGGTTACTTTGAAATTAATGGTAACGCAGCCATACAAAAAAATCAAAATTTTTGTATTATGCTCCCACCCCCTAATGTTACAGGGAGTCTTCATATTGGACACGCACTCAATCACACGCTTATAGATATTATAGTTCGTTACAAACGAATGGATGGATACAAAACACTTTGGCAAGCAGGGCTTGATCATGCCGGAATCGCAACTCAAAATGTCGTAGAAAAACAACTCTTAGCCCAAGGCATTAAAAAAGAAACACTAGGAAGAGAAAAATTTATCCAAAAAGTATGGGAATGGAAAGAACAAAGCGGTGGAGCAATTTTAAAACAAATGCGAAAACTTGGAAGCTCACCTGCATGGAGTAGAACTCGTTTTACTATGGATGAAGGTTTGCAAAATGCTGTTAAAGAAGCTTTTGTAAAGCTTTATAACGAAGGCTTTATTGTGCAAGGAAAATATCTTGTAAATTGGTGCACACACGATGGTGCTTTATCAGATATTGAAGTGGAATATAAAGAAAATAATGGAAAACTCTATCATTTACGCTATTTTTTAGAAGATTCTAAAGATTATATTGTTGTTGCTACAACGCGTCCAGAAACCTATTTTGGAGATACTGCTGTTATGGTAAATCCACAAGATTCACGCTACCAAAATCTCATTGGCAAAAAAGTAATACTTCCACTCCTTAACAAAGCCATTCCTATTATTGCCGATTCTCATGTTGATATGGAATTTGGAAGTGGTGCAGTTAAAGTAACTCCTGCGCACGATCCAAACGATTATGAAGTTGGAAAAAGACATCATTTAGAGCAAATTACTATTTTTGATAAAAATGGAATCTTAAATGAATTTGCCGGTGAATTTGCAGGATTAGAGAGACTAGAAGCGCGTGAAAAAATTATCGCCAAACTCCAAGAATCAGGCTTTATTGAAAAAATTGAAGATTATAAGAATCAAGTGGGACATTGTTATCGTTGCGGAAATGTTGTAGAACCTTATATTTCTAAGCAATGGTTTTTAAAAAAGGAAGTAGCGACAAAAGCTATTGAAAAAATTAATGCCAATGTCAGCAACTTTTTCCCTCCACAATGGAAAAATAATTACAATGCTTGGATGAGAGAATTACGCGATTGGTGCATTTCAAGGCAACTTTGGTGGGGTCATCAGATTCCTGTGTTTTATTGTGATTCTTGCAATCATCAATGGGCAAGCACAAAACTACAAACCAAATGTCCGCAATGCCAAAGCGCACAAATTCATCAAGATCCAGATGTGCTTGATACTTGGTTTAGTTCCGCTTTATGGCCCTTTTCTACGCTTGGATTTGGGAATGGAGAATGGGGAGAAGGCACATTATGGCAAAAAGATGACTTAAAAGAATTTTATCCCAATTCTCTTTTGATTACAGGTTTTGATATTTTATTTTTTTGGGTAGCTAGAATGCTAATGATGGGAGAACATTTTCTCTCTAAACTACCTTTCCCAGATATTTACCTCCACGCCCTAGTTCGCGATGAAAATGGGCAAAAAATGAGTAAAAGTAAGGGAAATGTCATTGATCCTTTAGAATTAATTGAAAAATACAGCGCTGATGTTTTGCGATTTACCCTAGCAATTCTTTGTGCTCAAGGCAGAGATGTAAAACTCTCAAACAATCAACTTGAAATTAGCAAAAATTTTACTAATAAACTTTATAACGCTTCTAACTTTTTACTTCTCAATACGCAAAACTTCCCTAATCTCTCTGAAATAGGAGAGCCAAAAACTCCACTAGGTAAATATATGGCAGAGCTTCTAAGTCATACCATAAAAGAGATGCGAGGTTACCTTGATTCTTATCGCTTTAATGATGGAGCAAACGCACTCTATCGTTTCTTATGGGGAGAATTTTGCGATTGGGGTATTGAGCTTGGCAAAGCCGATAAAGATTCTATTGTAGAATTGGGTGCGATTTTTAAAGAATCAATGCTTTTATTACACCCTTATATGCCTTTTATTAGCGATTATTTATGGCACAAGCTTGATGGCAGCACTCTAGAAGAAAGCGGCTCTATTATGATTAAAAATTATCCAAACTTTCATTATCAAAACACACAAAATTTCAAAACTTTTGAGTTGATTTTGGATTCTATTGTTTCTATTCGCCGTGCTAAAACTACGATTGATCTAGCAAACCAAAAGATTCCAAAAGCTTATATCAAAGGAAACTTTATTCTACCGCAAGATTTTATTCAAACCTTTAAAAATTATGTTTGCAAACTTGCTAAAGTCGAAGAATTAGAAATCACAACAAAAAAAATGCCTCATTGTGTTGTGGATATTACACAAAACCTTGAATCCTATCTCCCTACAAAAGATATTGATTTAACACCCATTATCACAAAATTGCAAAAACAATTAGAGAAAACTCAAAAAGAAATAACTAAATTGCAATCCATGTTAAATAATGAAAAATTCCTCGCTAATGCACCACAACAAGTGCTTGATGGCAATCAAAAAGCCCTTGCTGAACAACAAGAAAAATTACAAAAAATCCAATTAGAATTAAATTCTCTACAAAACTAA
- the rpsU gene encoding 30S ribosomal protein S21 translates to MPGIKVRENESFDDAYRKFKKQADRNLVVTESRARRFFEPMTEKRKKQKISARKKMLKRLYMLRRYESRL, encoded by the coding sequence ATGCCAGGAATAAAAGTAAGGGAAAACGAATCTTTTGATGATGCTTACAGAAAATTTAAAAAACAAGCAGATAGAAATCTTGTTGTAACTGAAAGCCGTGCTAGAAGATTCTTTGAACCGATGACTGAAAAGCGTAAAAAGCAAAAAATTAGTGCGCGTAAAAAAATGCTAAAACGCCTCTATATGCTTAGACGCTATGAATCAAGGCTCTAA
- the fliW gene encoding flagellar assembly protein FliW, producing MKGEKFIVKSHILGFEDVSEVELAEIDDGALAFLSMVGRDAELLLINPYKVREYSFEVPAGIQALLDMKADSKVKVFCVFVREKQTEIRINFLAPIILNYDNHTLAQVILTAKDYPNFGVAESIKDYIKE from the coding sequence ATGAAAGGTGAAAAATTTATTGTTAAATCTCATATTTTAGGATTTGAAGATGTAAGTGAAGTGGAGTTGGCTGAGATTGATGATGGGGCTTTAGCATTTTTATCAATGGTGGGGAGAGATGCCGAATTACTTTTGATTAATCCTTATAAAGTGCGAGAATATTCTTTTGAAGTGCCTGCTGGTATTCAAGCTTTGCTTGATATGAAAGCGGATTCTAAAGTGAAAGTTTTTTGCGTATTTGTGCGAGAAAAACAAACCGAAATTCGTATTAATTTCTTAGCACCAATTATTTTAAATTACGACAATCACACTTTGGCTCAAGTAATTCTAACAGCAAAAGATTATCCAAACTTTGGTGTAGCTGAATCAATTAAAGATTATATTAAAGAATAA
- a CDS encoding PAS domain-containing protein, whose protein sequence is MPTNELFLKDNTLITSKTDLKGKITYGNEDFIHYGEYKEEDFLNKPHSLVRHPQMPKTAFKLLWDSLKEKKEFFAFVCNLSKTGKTYWVFANVTPSYDDKGQVVGYYSVRRRPSKEGVETISKIYSKLLEIEKTQGVNQAIQFTLDFLKENNITWDKFIIDLQNKGKTGGYR, encoded by the coding sequence ATGCCCACCAATGAACTTTTTTTAAAGGACAATACACTCATTACCTCCAAAACGGACTTAAAAGGTAAAATAACCTATGGCAACGAAGATTTTATTCACTATGGGGAATATAAAGAAGAGGATTTTTTAAACAAACCCCATAGCCTTGTCCGTCATCCACAAATGCCAAAAACGGCATTCAAACTTTTGTGGGACTCTCTTAAAGAAAAAAAGGAATTTTTTGCTTTTGTGTGCAATCTCTCCAAAACAGGAAAAACCTATTGGGTCTTTGCCAATGTTACACCTTCCTATGATGACAAAGGTCAAGTAGTAGGCTATTATTCCGTGCGAAGACGCCCAAGCAAAGAAGGTGTAGAAACTATAAGCAAAATTTATAGCAAACTTCTTGAAATAGAAAAAACACAAGGGGTTAATCAAGCTATTCAATTCACTTTAGACTTTCTAAAAGAAAATAACATAACTTGGGATAAATTCATTATTGATCTGCAGAATAAGGGAAAAACAGGAGGATACAGATGA
- a CDS encoding ATP-dependent helicase, whose amino-acid sequence MPLSKLNDQQREASLAPSGYNLIIASAGTGKTSTIVGRISYLLESGILPNEILLLTFTNKAAQEMLKRLELRFDSRIVKQIEAGTFHAVAYRYLKNKNSIILKQPRELKVLFKSLYDKRIFTHISQTPPYGANYLYDTFSLFQNATTSDDFLTWLQNRNSEQAPYAEIYLDVWEEFKGLKKEYHYADYNDLLLFYKEEILKDKLQFKEILVDEYQDTNPLQDSILQTLNPPSIFCVGDYDQSIYAFNGADISIIGSFKDRYPNGNIYSLTKNYRSTAPILNLANRVIEKNPRIYPKTLEVVKTQNFGMPTLLVYDELFLQYQGIANKIKLSNRPFRDVAVIFRNNSSADGIEASLREIGIPTRRKGGISFFDSKEVAYILNLCSLLYNPKDMMSFIHVLSHAKGIGNAMAKDIYEALLVLGEGNAIKGLLKPDQMIKEPYKKIVQNTQLGLFDEFFAMGNIERFSYLESDFKHNSILSHPKLTKEGAEFLDSLYLFFGSFGVNDKPAFLISQIIRLPIFKKVAQKLAKERSITKDGRINEEKYQESLERIERKIFLLRDLASHYQEIGRFLNAMMLGSSEMSEGEGVNLLSIHASKGLEFSEVYIVDLMEGRFPNKKLMSQSGSLEEERRLFYVAVTRAKENLYLSYARKDVMKNIAYEGSIFLYEAGLLHKGN is encoded by the coding sequence TTGCCTCTTTCTAAGCTTAATGATCAACAAAGGGAAGCCTCTTTAGCGCCTAGTGGTTATAATCTTATTATTGCCTCAGCAGGAACTGGCAAAACCTCTACAATTGTAGGCAGAATCTCCTATCTTTTAGAAAGTGGGATTTTGCCTAATGAAATTTTATTGCTTACTTTTACCAATAAGGCTGCACAAGAAATGTTGAAGCGGCTAGAATTGAGATTTGATTCTAGAATCGTTAAACAAATTGAAGCAGGCACTTTTCACGCAGTAGCATATCGTTATCTAAAGAATAAAAATTCAATTATCTTAAAACAGCCAAGAGAGCTTAAAGTGCTTTTTAAAAGCCTCTATGATAAAAGGATATTTACGCATATTTCCCAAACTCCACCTTATGGGGCAAATTACTTATATGATACTTTTTCTTTGTTTCAAAATGCGACCACAAGCGATGATTTTTTGACTTGGCTTCAAAATAGAAATTCTGAACAAGCGCCTTATGCGGAGATTTATTTAGATGTTTGGGAAGAATTTAAGGGGCTAAAAAAAGAATATCATTATGCAGATTACAATGATTTATTGCTTTTTTATAAGGAAGAAATTCTAAAAGATAAGCTTCAATTTAAAGAGATTTTGGTGGATGAATATCAAGATACCAATCCTTTGCAAGATTCAATTTTGCAAACTCTTAATCCCCCTTCTATTTTTTGTGTGGGAGATTATGATCAAAGTATTTATGCTTTTAATGGTGCAGATATTAGTATTATTGGGAGTTTCAAAGATCGATATCCCAATGGAAATATTTATAGTTTAACCAAGAATTATCGTTCTACAGCTCCAATTTTAAATCTAGCTAATCGGGTGATTGAAAAAAATCCTAGAATCTATCCTAAAACTTTGGAGGTGGTTAAAACGCAGAATTTTGGAATGCCAACTTTACTTGTTTATGATGAATTGTTTTTACAATATCAAGGTATTGCCAATAAAATTAAATTATCTAATCGTCCTTTTAGGGATGTGGCAGTTATTTTTAGAAATAATTCTAGCGCAGATGGGATTGAAGCGAGTTTGAGAGAAATTGGGATTCCAACGCGGAGGAAAGGTGGAATTAGTTTTTTTGATTCTAAAGAAGTAGCATATATTTTAAATCTTTGTTCATTGCTCTATAATCCCAAAGATATGATGTCTTTTATTCATGTTTTAAGTCATGCTAAGGGGATTGGAAATGCTATGGCAAAGGATATTTATGAAGCTTTGTTGGTTTTGGGTGAGGGTAATGCTATAAAGGGACTTTTAAAACCTGATCAAATGATTAAAGAACCTTATAAAAAAATAGTGCAAAATACACAATTGGGGCTTTTTGATGAATTTTTTGCAATGGGGAACATTGAAAGATTTAGCTATTTGGAGAGTGATTTTAAGCATAATTCAATTTTAAGTCACCCTAAGCTTACTAAGGAAGGGGCTGAATTTCTTGATTCACTTTATTTATTTTTTGGTAGTTTTGGCGTAAATGATAAACCTGCTTTTTTGATTAGCCAAATTATTCGATTGCCAATTTTTAAAAAAGTAGCACAAAAATTAGCAAAAGAGCGATCAATTACTAAAGATGGCAGAATTAATGAGGAAAAATATCAAGAATCCTTAGAAAGGATTGAGAGAAAAATATTTTTACTAAGGGATTTGGCAAGTCATTATCAAGAAATTGGAAGATTCTTGAATGCTATGATGCTTGGTTCTAGTGAAATGAGTGAAGGGGAGGGCGTGAATTTATTAAGTATTCACGCAAGTAAGGGGTTAGAGTTTAGCGAAGTGTATATTGTGGATTTAATGGAAGGGAGATTCCCTAATAAAAAGTTAATGAGTCAAAGCGGAAGTCTAGAAGAAGAAAGAAGACTTTTTTATGTAGCAGTAACACGTGCAAAAGAAAATTTATATCTTAGTTATGCTAGAAAAGATGTAATGAAAAACATTGCTTATGAGGGTTCAATTTTTCTTTATGAAGCTGGATTGCTTCATAAAGGTAATTAG
- a CDS encoding methyl-accepting chemotaxis protein, producing the protein MKNLLIIAIILGIVGLALEAIFVGLSINLITFGILIILLIFIYFKSAKRLDFLQRILKISALWQQGKFEARIIHIKGDNDLCTFANNINSVIDNLEAFMREISTAIRCSQEGKYYRLAFPQGLNSAFAANIENINKALMKIEENAKDNLSNFLAKSLMDMSLGSQNENLTKISLDLDNDIQNMSIVDENVTSITTSAKNSQEDVVSITKSIDELMEIINDNSITIESFAQKSKDIDSVVEIISDIANQTNLLALNASIEAARAGEHGRGFAVVADEVRQLAEKTHKATNDISIVVQTMQQEIASIQDNFKQVSEFANSTHNHIMHFNSIFSYMEQTTKTLKEVFENLSNKFILSVSKLEHIVYKSNLYLSFNLKKQTCNFNEINPISKHLDDQEKIQEIHLDMPSLNNAKEKLIQNTNIALEELKKPLTKESVDTIIHTFHEIEDDSKKVINLLQEN; encoded by the coding sequence ATGAAAAATCTTTTAATTATTGCGATTATTTTAGGCATTGTGGGGTTAGCTTTAGAAGCTATTTTTGTTGGCTTATCCATCAATCTTATCACTTTTGGTATTCTAATTATTCTTCTAATATTTATCTATTTCAAATCTGCAAAAAGATTAGATTTCCTTCAAAGGATTCTTAAAATATCAGCACTTTGGCAACAAGGAAAATTTGAAGCAAGAATCATACATATCAAAGGAGACAATGACTTATGCACTTTTGCTAATAATATTAATAGCGTCATTGATAATCTTGAAGCCTTTATGCGTGAAATTTCTACAGCCATTCGATGTTCACAAGAAGGCAAATATTATCGCTTAGCCTTTCCACAAGGATTAAATAGTGCGTTTGCTGCAAATATTGAAAATATCAATAAAGCCTTAATGAAAATTGAAGAAAATGCCAAAGATAATCTTTCTAATTTTCTTGCCAAATCTTTAATGGATATGAGTTTAGGCAGTCAAAATGAAAATTTAACAAAAATTTCTTTAGATTTGGACAATGATATACAAAATATGAGCATTGTAGATGAAAATGTGACAAGTATCACAACTTCAGCAAAAAATTCGCAAGAGGATGTTGTTTCTATCACCAAATCCATTGATGAACTTATGGAAATTATCAATGACAATTCTATCACTATCGAAAGTTTTGCCCAAAAATCAAAAGATATTGATTCTGTAGTTGAAATCATTAGTGATATTGCAAATCAAACTAATCTTTTAGCACTTAATGCTAGTATTGAAGCGGCAAGAGCTGGAGAACATGGAAGAGGATTTGCGGTAGTAGCCGATGAAGTCAGACAACTCGCAGAAAAGACACATAAAGCCACTAATGATATTTCTATCGTGGTGCAAACTATGCAGCAAGAAATCGCTAGTATTCAAGATAATTTTAAACAAGTTTCAGAATTTGCAAACTCAACACATAATCATATTATGCATTTTAACTCTATCTTTAGCTATATGGAACAAACCACAAAAACACTTAAAGAGGTTTTTGAAAACCTTTCCAATAAATTCATTTTAAGTGTTTCAAAATTAGAACACATTGTTTATAAATCTAATCTTTACTTAAGTTTTAATCTCAAAAAACAAACTTGCAATTTCAATGAAATCAACCCTATCTCCAAACATCTTGATGATCAAGAGAAAATTCAGGAAATCCACCTAGATATGCCATCTCTCAACAATGCAAAAGAAAAATTAATTCAAAATACAAACATTGCATTAGAAGAATTGAAAAAACCACTCACCAAAGAAAGCGTTGATACAATCATCCACACTTTCCATGAAATAGAGGATGATTCCAAAAAAGTAATTAACCTTTTACAAGAAAACTAA